The DNA window CAGGTCTCACAGAATCCAAATaggttcttcaacttcactgaaCCTTCAAGTGAGCATGATCCAGTCTGCAAAAGGGTCACATGAAGAAAATTGGTGAGACCTGAGAAAGTGGATTTGGGAACCAATTGAAGTCATGCATATGATACAGTGAAATTAAATCACCATTTATCATAACAGAGTAGGTTCTGAAGCTCAATCATGTTAGGTCAAATTAGCAGGAATAAACAGTATGCGCAAATCCAAAGCTGAATGCACCTTTAAGTGATGGAGAATGCATGAGAGATACCCTTGAATGATTTTCATACAAGAAGCGGAGCGTGTATGATTTTAGAATGGATAAATATATGACAGGACATGAAAAAGTCCTGCAATGATACTGCAATGCTGAACCAGAAAATGCTGGAAACTAATTGACTTTACTCCAGAACCATAGCAGTAGGAATCAGGAACCAAAACCACATATCCATTCCACAATGCACCTGAAGGTAGCCTGATTAACTCACAATTATATGAAAGAACTACATGTtacatttttttcctaaaaaactCACATTAAAACAAACAGAAACAACTCAATGGTCCTAGTAGTTGTTTCCATCATCCAAGACATTGTACCGATACTAGCATAACACCAGCTAATAAACTATGTAGCATGGATCTTAACTGATTATTCTGAAAGCAAGGACGATCCCAACAGTCTATAAGATTGCACTGTTCACTGAGAGCGCCGTCATTTAGTTCAAATTCGCTAAGATTCTGGTGTGAGTTCTCTAAATCGATGCAAGAGTAATAGTTAAGGACTGCACGGCCTAATCTAAATAGGTGAAGCAAAGCAGGAAACTGAATTCGCTTGATGCCTATAAGAACATTTGATCACTTGCAAGATGCAAACAACTCAATTCTGTATAAACAAAAGGAGGCATTTTTAGCTGGATGGGTACCTGTGTGTTGGTGAAGACGCCGAAATCACCGGCAGCGCGGCCGCGGGCCTCCGCGACGTcaacgaggacgacgacggcgctgccgGGGATCCCTGGCGGCGGGGCGTCCAGGGTGATCGAGACAGTGTCGAAGGCGCCGAGGCGACGGAGCCGGtcgccggccgcggcggcggcgcgcacgaGGTCCCGCACGGTGGCGGCGCGCGCGAGGTCCGGGCCGACCGCTGCCTCGACCGCGGCGCGGCGCGTGCGGGCGCAGCCCCGGATCGTGACCTGGTGCACCCAGATCCGGACCTCGTCCGCGGTGAGCCGCCGGAGTACGGCCTCGAGGCGGGCCGCCTCGGATGAGGACGTGGCGGGTTcgccgccatcgtcgtcgtcgtcggcttCGTCATccaggtcgtcgtcgtcgtcgaattCTTCTTCATCGTCATCCTCGTCGAGGTCGTGGGTGACGGAGGGAGGCGGGTGGGTGCTGTCGGATGCGGTTGCCATGGTAGCAAGCTAGCTGATGAGAGCTGAGACTGAACTGAACTGAAGCGTGGTGAAGCTTTGCTTcgcttctcttctctcttctcacgAATGGAATGGGTAATGCTGTAGATCAAACATGGCAAGGCTTCGATTTAATTTGTAATTTGTTTTCcagtttattttatataaatGTTATAGACGGGAATTCATATGAAGGAACTAAATTGTCATCTGTTTTTATCAATGGCCATCAAAATTCTCTGCAGACATCTTGTTCAATGGTGGAAGCACAAGACCGAAGCCTCTGAGATACAAGCAAGGAGAAGAACAGGAAGTATACAGCAGCACTAATGCTGCGTATTCCACCAAATTAGTCCCCAAGCTAAAACACTTGACTTGGAACAGTTTTAGCACACAACTACGCAATAGAATCATCTGATTGGGCAAAAACGTTTCAGATGAAAAGTGCAGCCTGTACAATCATCACATAGGCTCTCCAATCACACTGATAACATGTACAAACATTGGGCAGAATTACATAGCAGTATAGCACATGGAAATGCAACTTGGGGAACAGAAATATATTGTACTAGTCCTGAAAACGACAAAAGCCCATTGGGCAGAATCACATAGCACATGGAAATCTTCACAAAGGCGTCGAAGCCAGCACGGCAGAGAAACAACAGGTCTCACGCATTTACAGACAAAGATTTCCTTGTTTCTCTCCCAAGCAGCGAAGGTCTTGGACCCAAAAGCTCCTAGCAGCATGTTCAGTCAGTCAGCAGACTTGGCATCCGAAAGGTACACACGGGACTGTATGACGCTGCTCCCAATCAGGAAACCAGGCATCACCATCAGGCCAACTTTCGGCCTCTCTGCACCCTCTTCTATGATGATGTTCTTCACTACGCTCTCCATGTGGATTTCCGAAAATTCACTTCCCTTTTGCACttgaaatacctttgcctttggatCGAAGGAGTACGCCAACCTGTGCAGCAACCATATGGACTTGGCTAGCTTTAGGAATGCCTGGTAGAAAGGTGTCCTTGGATGGCCACCACTCATGACGTAGTTCCTCTGATCCATGTTGCCGAAGAAAGAACCTTCCATCTTTGGATGCACAAGCAATAGGTATTTGCTTCTGCAGAACTTTCCAAATACTGAATCAGGGTTCTGGCTCAGGACATCCAGAGGATCCATGCCTCGCACTGCGAGGAATTGATGGAAGAAAGCCTCATTGAAAACACTGATGTTAGAATCTTTTACAGAAAAGCTCTCTTCTTGGAACCCACTGAACATTCTTTGGCAAATATAGGACTCAAAAGCAAACTTCTTGTGAGCCCTTCTTGTATAAACTACACCAGGTTCAATAGCATTAGCAGCCCCATCAAGATCCCAACCTGCAGCCTTCATCATGTTGATCAAAGGCTTTGAAAAGTCATGTATCGACTGGTATGCGTTATCGACAGCAGATGTAAACAAACTAGGTGTCAATTCAATGGAGAAGTAGTTCTCTTCTTCGTCAGATTCCTCTGATTCCTTGTTAAGTAGGCCCCTTTGTTTCAGTTTCTTCTCTAGCTTCGATTTCCGAAATTTAGCTTCATCAATTTGCTGCTGTAAATGGGTTATCTCAGTATCTCTAGTCTGGATCTGGGACTGGAACTTCTTTACCATGACCTCATAGGTCTTCAACAAATTCTGCTGCTCTTGTATTTCAGAAAGCAAGCGTGAATCTTGAGGGGATGCAACTATTGGCTTAGGATGTTTTTCTCTGTAAGCATGCTTGAGTTCTGAAAGTTTTGTAAGCTCCTCTATGACAAGCTTATCAGCTTCCTGGATCATGTCAGGGTCATATGGGGTGTGGGCTTCCTGCAGCTGAATGTATGCAGATTTTAAAGAGGATATGTTGTTGAATATCCTCCCGATCATAGTGTCCATTGGGTCCCCGTTCTGATTCATGTTCTCATCAATTGGTTGAGGATGAACTCTTTGATTATTGATATCATAATTTTGTGACTCCTTTGAGCCTGGGCGGATCATTACTTCTTCACCTCAGGATCAAAGAAGTTAGTAGTCTTCAACTTCTCCACAAAAAAATTGACATCCACCTGCAAAGCAACTATTCGGTTCAGATCACAAATTTACAACAAGAGATTGTACTACCAATGGTAGTCCATCCTGTTTTGTCCGGCCACCATATGAATGGTTCAAAGCTATTGTACTACAAATAGCATGCTAGCACAAGGGGGGAAGTGGTTAGAGGCTTAGGGCCTATACAACGCACACACATGGCAGGGCGCTTATGAGCAGTTGAGACTTTTTTATGCCACGGTGGAGGATACGGAGGCGCTTCAGCCCAGCATCGACGCTCGCGCAAGCGGCCGACGCTCCAGGCGCCTGATGCGAGGGGACATCCCTAGGATGTCGGGCACTCAGACTAGTTTGAACAGAAAAATAAAGTTAGTAAGAGCCCGTTGCATTGTAGAGTAAAGCTATTCTATTGTTTCTCTCTCTTTAAGCGTCTGCACAAGCAGCTCTGCATTATACATGGCCTTAGAGCAAAGTGCATTATGGCGAGCATTGGTTGCTGCAATCTGAATTCAACAACAGATCTCCACAATCTGACCACAACTTATGGAATAGCCAAACAAAACAGAAAAGTTTAAAAAAAATGGAACGGAACACTATACATTTATTAGTCGGAGTTCATTCGATAGAGTTATATCCATTTCTCAATTTTCACACCATGATCCATTCTAAGCCACTTGGTCACTTGAATCATTGAAGACAGGCTACACAGGGAAGAGCAGTGGCGCAGCACTACAAAACTGTTGGGCTGTTAGGAGTGTTGACTTAAAGAATTGGAAATGCTTGGACTTGTCTTCACTGTTGTAGTGGTGGGTGTTGTCATGTTGGCTAAATGGAAATTTGGGAAACTGCAAAAGACTAAAACGGTCATATTGGAAGCCTAATTTATAGTTCCTGCTAGGCTGCAACTGTCTTTATAATTTTATTGTGTCTAATTATTTATTTATGTAAAATACTAAAATGTATCCATGCATTCGGTTCTTTTGGAAGCTGGCGTATCCACTTATCCATCTGCCTGATACCAAACCACGTGGCCCCATATCCATGCTACATAATAACAGCACATGAATCATAACCTTTAATGTACATAGCATTTAATTCCCTCTATATGCAGGTACCAACAATGCCTTTCCTTGGGTAATGCTAATGCTACACTATGCCTGTGCTGTTGAACAAACAAAACAGCTAACAAGAAGACTTCACTATTTATTTGTGACTTTTACATTGCATCGTACATCTACTTATAAACTTGATGTACAGTGAGTCAAACGCATGGTGTGCCCAACATTCTACCAATAGGTATCTGATGAAAGATGTAATTGGACTTGGAAGAGAAATGATCCCCTCAAAGAGTAGTGATATTTTAGATGGCAGTTACAGTGACAATTCTTGTTCTACatcaacaacatagcctttcagtcccaagcaagttggggtaggctagagttgaaacccatcaagagctccaagtcacggttcaggcacttcaatagctgctttccaagtactcccattcaaacatagatctctaggtatatcccaagctttcaaatatttttttattgcctcccccatgtcaatttcggtcttcctctacctctcctcatattattagcttggcttaggactccacaatgcactggtgcctctggaggtctcctttggacatggccacaccacctcaaccgatgttggacaagcttttcttcaattggtgctacctctaggcgatcacgtatatcatcgttccgatctcggtccattcttgtgtgaccgcaaatccatcgcaacatacgtatttctgcaacactcagttgttgaacatgtcgaatctttgtatgccaacattctgctccatacaacatagccggtctaatcgccgttctatagaacttgccttttagcttttgtggtaccctcttgtcacagagaatgccagaagcttgtcgccacttgatccaccctgctttgattctatggctaacgtccacatcaatatctccatccctctgtagcatcgatcccagataccgaaaggtatccttcttaggcactacttgaccttccaaactcacatctccctcctcatgtacaactccgccaaagtcgcatctcatatattcggttttagttctgctcaatctaaaacctttagactcaagagtctgccgccataactctagtttcctatttactcccgcctggctttcgtccactaacactacatcatcagcgaacaacatacaccaagggatatccccttgtatgttcctggtaacctcatccattaccaaggcaaagagatacgggcttaaggctaacccttgatgaagtccaattttaatcgggaagtaatctgtgttaccgtcgtttgttcgaacactagtcacaacattgttgtacatgtccttgatgagggtcacgtattTTGATggtactttatgtttgtccaaagaccgcCACATAACATTTCGTGGTATCTTGttataagccttc is part of the Miscanthus floridulus cultivar M001 chromosome 9, ASM1932011v1, whole genome shotgun sequence genome and encodes:
- the LOC136483412 gene encoding protein GRAVITROPIC IN THE LIGHT 1-like yields the protein MIRPGSKESQNYDINNQRVHPQPIDENMNQNGDPMDTMIGRIFNNISSLKSAYIQLQEAHTPYDPDMIQEADKLVIEELTKLSELKHAYREKHPKPIVASPQDSRLLSEIQEQQNLLKTYEVMVKKFQSQIQTRDTEITHLQQQIDEAKFRKSKLEKKLKQRGLLNKESEESDEEENYFSIELTPSLFTSAVDNAYQSIHDFSKPLINMMKAAGWDLDGAANAIEPGVVYTRRAHKKFAFESYICQRMFSGFQEESFSVKDSNISVFNEAFFHQFLAVRGMDPLDVLSQNPDSVFGKFCRSKYLLLVHPKMEGSFFGNMDQRNYVMSGGHPRTPFYQAFLKLAKSIWLLHRLAYSFDPKAKVFQVQKGSEFSEIHMESVVKNIIIEEGAERPKVGLMVMPGFLIGSSVIQSRVYLSDAKSAD